The following are from one region of the Stigmatella ashevillena genome:
- a CDS encoding di-heme oxidoreductase family protein: MKTKTSTAPSPEPSGCPSASTLAAVVAAAVSLTACGAGGEGESGDSAPLPTTPGSGLEAAYTPLYAEGTGIIEPIQYTEPDGTLVTFMGARPTERHARERGEAWDAPDQGPGRYFTFPTFYFQNRTFGLEIRDHVPAGRQRIEVYLHVNDGTFRGTTFSLFRNINNPNVRDFGWSLNYGFNNPTEGNQPICHAGDSNCMMSFTSNWRTSPHSPLKIGDKIELAPAPRLITPVIDGGGERYYSFEQLYVVGRGMRPWYGIVPNLDSEPLPDETLLGGQASVSYNYSEEPHRVFQQMANNIGITNTKRFVQGRRLFHTSFADGTHSEHPTTNPVFTEHKAQLGPRYNQARCIDCHTANGRGAAPAAGARLATLSVLTGASGSNGTVRPDPTYGWNVQQQATSSSAANYGVSVASYSRTVRTLAGGETVELLKPVYAFNGPVPSLFSVRQAPQVIGLGLLEAVAEPTILALADPDDQNGDGVRGVPHWVNNPETGQVHLGRFGWKATKVSLRHQAGDALVKDMSITSPVFPSRSCQQGAPDCHTAPGATAVSEVELQRLSDYLSLIGVPAQRSLRSGYPEGIRVSPEHDVNPQQIARGSTLFAQAQCTSCHTPQMVTGNTHPFAELRNQTIRPYTDLLLHDMGAELADTLTEGQASPRLWRTSPLWGIGSLKFVQGGAQNVRYLHDGRARTLTEAIGWHGGEASASRTRFEALSKADRDALLTFLESL; the protein is encoded by the coding sequence ATGAAAACCAAGACATCGACAGCACCCTCCCCCGAGCCATCTGGTTGTCCATCCGCTTCGACCCTGGCGGCCGTGGTGGCCGCAGCGGTCTCGTTGACGGCCTGCGGGGCGGGCGGAGAAGGGGAAAGCGGAGACTCGGCCCCCCTGCCCACGACTCCAGGCAGTGGGTTGGAGGCCGCCTACACTCCGCTGTATGCGGAGGGCACCGGCATCATCGAGCCAATCCAATACACGGAGCCCGACGGCACCCTGGTCACCTTCATGGGAGCACGGCCCACCGAGCGGCATGCCCGTGAGCGCGGCGAGGCCTGGGATGCTCCGGATCAGGGGCCCGGCCGGTACTTCACCTTCCCCACCTTCTACTTTCAGAACAGGACTTTCGGCCTGGAGATCCGCGACCACGTGCCCGCCGGACGCCAACGCATCGAGGTGTACCTGCACGTCAATGACGGCACGTTCCGGGGCACCACCTTCAGCCTGTTCCGCAACATCAACAACCCCAACGTGCGCGACTTCGGCTGGTCCCTCAACTACGGCTTCAACAACCCCACCGAAGGCAATCAGCCCATCTGCCACGCGGGCGATAGCAATTGCATGATGTCCTTCACCTCCAACTGGCGAACCTCTCCGCACAGCCCGTTGAAGATTGGCGACAAGATCGAACTGGCGCCAGCGCCACGCCTCATCACCCCCGTCATTGATGGGGGCGGCGAGCGCTATTACTCGTTCGAACAACTCTACGTGGTGGGCCGGGGCATGCGCCCCTGGTATGGCATCGTCCCCAACCTGGACTCCGAACCCCTGCCCGACGAGACGCTGCTGGGAGGGCAGGCCAGCGTGTCCTACAACTACTCGGAAGAGCCGCACCGGGTGTTCCAGCAGATGGCCAACAACATCGGCATCACCAACACCAAGCGGTTCGTGCAGGGGCGCCGTCTGTTCCACACCTCGTTCGCCGACGGCACGCACTCCGAGCACCCCACCACCAACCCGGTGTTCACCGAGCACAAGGCCCAACTGGGTCCACGCTACAACCAGGCGCGTTGCATCGACTGCCACACGGCCAACGGCCGAGGCGCGGCGCCGGCCGCGGGCGCACGGCTCGCCACCTTGTCGGTGCTCACCGGTGCTTCCGGCAGCAACGGCACGGTGCGTCCCGACCCCACCTATGGGTGGAACGTGCAGCAGCAGGCAACCTCCTCGTCCGCGGCCAACTACGGGGTCAGCGTGGCCTCCTACTCCCGGACGGTGCGCACGCTGGCCGGTGGCGAGACGGTGGAGCTGCTCAAGCCGGTGTACGCCTTCAACGGACCGGTGCCCTCGCTCTTCTCCGTGCGGCAGGCCCCGCAGGTGATCGGCCTGGGCCTGCTGGAGGCCGTGGCCGAGCCCACCATCCTGGCGCTGGCCGATCCCGATGACCAGAACGGCGACGGCGTGCGCGGGGTACCGCACTGGGTGAACAACCCCGAGACGGGCCAGGTGCACCTCGGCCGCTTCGGCTGGAAGGCCACCAAGGTGAGCCTGCGCCACCAAGCGGGGGATGCACTCGTCAAGGACATGAGCATCACCTCACCGGTGTTCCCGTCGCGCAGCTGCCAGCAGGGCGCGCCCGACTGCCACACCGCGCCTGGCGCCACGGCGGTGTCGGAAGTGGAGTTGCAACGCCTCTCGGATTACCTGTCGCTCATCGGCGTGCCGGCCCAGCGCAGCCTGCGCAGCGGTTATCCCGAGGGCATCCGCGTGTCCCCGGAGCATGATGTGAACCCCCAGCAGATCGCCCGTGGCAGCACCCTGTTTGCCCAGGCTCAGTGCACCTCCTGCCACACCCCGCAGATGGTCACGGGCAACACCCACCCGTTCGCCGAGCTGCGCAACCAGACCATCCGCCCCTATACCGACCTGTTGCTGCATGACATGGGCGCGGAGCTGGCCGATACGCTGACCGAGGGCCAGGCCAGCCCGCGCCTGTGGCGCACGTCGCCGCTGTGGGGCATCGGGTCCCTGAAGTTCGTGCAGGGCGGGGCACAGAACGTGCGCTACCTGCATGATGGCCGCGCCCGCACCCTGACCGAGGCCATCGGGTGGCACGGCGGCGAGGCGAGCGCCAGCCGCACCCGGTTCGAGGCGCTCTCGAAGGCAGATCGGGACGCCCTGCTCACCTTCCTCGAATCGCTGTGA
- a CDS encoding class I SAM-dependent methyltransferase yields MTTPQEQHPPQSPGGMFENRLRKNARHFRKWAQARGLTCFRIYDRDIPEYPYAVDLYGDRVLLVEYPRRRAIKTGSVEQQREEVLASVARVLETAPEHVHVKTHTPQPWGRQQYERMGQGSERFVVEEQGLKFWVNLGDYLDTGLFMDHRLTRARVREEARGKRFLNLFAYTGAFTVYAADGGAARTVTVDLSNTYLDWAEENLALNGLAHAQHALIRADVPSWLEAQRAEPERYELIVCDPPSFSTSKRMSGSFNVQRDQSRLLESLQAVLAPGGVLYFSTNFQGFTLNASAVRDLEIEELTPASIPEDFQRKEIHRCWRMVAPRR; encoded by the coding sequence ATGACCACTCCGCAGGAGCAGCACCCACCGCAGAGTCCGGGCGGGATGTTCGAGAACCGGCTCCGCAAGAATGCCCGGCACTTCCGCAAGTGGGCCCAGGCGCGGGGCCTCACCTGTTTTCGCATCTACGACCGAGACATTCCCGAGTACCCCTACGCGGTGGACTTGTACGGGGACCGGGTCCTCCTCGTGGAGTACCCCCGCCGACGGGCCATCAAGACAGGCTCCGTGGAGCAGCAGCGCGAGGAGGTGCTCGCCTCGGTGGCGCGGGTGCTCGAGACCGCGCCGGAGCATGTCCACGTCAAGACGCATACCCCCCAGCCCTGGGGCCGCCAGCAATACGAGCGGATGGGCCAGGGCAGCGAGCGTTTCGTGGTGGAGGAGCAAGGGCTGAAGTTCTGGGTGAACCTTGGCGACTACCTCGACACAGGCCTCTTCATGGACCACCGGCTCACGCGCGCACGCGTCCGTGAGGAGGCTCGCGGCAAGCGCTTTCTCAACCTCTTCGCATACACGGGGGCTTTCACCGTCTACGCCGCCGATGGGGGCGCCGCGCGCACCGTCACCGTGGACCTGTCCAACACGTACCTCGACTGGGCCGAGGAGAACCTCGCCCTCAATGGCCTGGCGCACGCGCAACACGCCCTCATCCGCGCGGATGTCCCCTCCTGGCTCGAAGCCCAGCGCGCCGAACCGGAGCGCTACGAGCTCATCGTCTGCGACCCACCGTCCTTCTCCACCTCCAAGCGCATGAGCGGCTCCTTCAACGTCCAACGGGACCAGTCCCGGCTGCTGGAGTCCCTCCAGGCCGTGCTCGCGCCCGGCGGCGTTCTCTACTTCTCCACCAATTTCCAGGGGTTCACCCTGAATGCGTCCGCCGTGCGGGACCTGGAGATCGAGGAGTTGACCCCCGCCTCCATTCCCGAGGACTTCCAGCGCAAGGAGATTCACCGCTGCTGGCGCATGGTGGCCCCTCGCCGCTGA
- a CDS encoding FxsA family protein — protein MAKYLFLAFVVVPFLDLYLLVGIGRHLGLLPTLALVVGMGLVGASLARREGLRVVRRWQEAMAQGRPPEEGILSGALVLLGGLLLVLPGVISDVAGLILLIPAVRRGIAARLRRSLERGMRNGSVRVTSVGWGGFRGPGAPAEPVPRSAPREASPVSRLPGEVDAEFTEEKPRG, from the coding sequence GTGGCCAAATACCTCTTCCTCGCCTTTGTCGTCGTGCCGTTCCTGGACCTGTACCTCCTTGTCGGGATCGGCCGGCACCTGGGGTTGCTGCCCACCCTCGCGCTGGTCGTGGGGATGGGGCTCGTGGGCGCGTCCCTGGCCCGGCGTGAAGGGCTCCGGGTCGTGAGGCGCTGGCAGGAGGCCATGGCGCAGGGGCGGCCTCCGGAGGAAGGCATTCTGAGCGGGGCCCTCGTGCTGTTGGGCGGGTTGCTGCTCGTCCTGCCAGGGGTCATCTCGGATGTGGCGGGGCTCATCCTGTTGATTCCCGCGGTGCGGCGAGGGATTGCCGCCCGGCTTCGCCGCTCGCTTGAGCGGGGGATGCGGAACGGTTCGGTCCGGGTCACTTCCGTTGGATGGGGTGGGTTTCGCGGGCCAGGAGCCCCCGCGGAGCCAGTCCCCCGCAGCGCCCCTCGCGAAGCCTCCCCTGTGTCCCGCCTGCCCGGAGAGGTGGACGCCGAATTCACGGAGGAGAAGCCCCGGGGCTGA
- a CDS encoding class I SAM-dependent rRNA methyltransferase, which yields MPMKPGDKRPRPARPPHGRGKPHRPEKPAPDRDVPERGPDGLPQVSLLRRGVERWQAGPPWIYRADLNGAPGLTQGEVVRVTDGRGWFLGKAFYSPHSKIALRWLSYEDIPVDADFFRQRLAAADALRRRALPGESTYRVVHGEADLIPGLVVDRYGDYLSVQFLVPAMEARKELIADLLTELFKPRGIVNRSDVGVRVLEGLTPEKGLLRGELPGPVSFDEGLVRMRADLLEGQKTGAFLDQRENHVLAAQYASGEALDCFSYVGGFALQLATRAQRVTAVEISETAAAQLRANAAANRLTNLDVVVANAFDFLRDAVDEGRRFDTIVLDPPSFAKNKDAVAAALRGYKEINLRAMQLLQPGGFLISASCTYHVDEQAFEDMLASAAADARRRVQIIERRGASKDHPVILNLRETRYLKCFVLRVL from the coding sequence ATGCCCATGAAGCCCGGAGACAAGAGGCCGCGGCCCGCCCGCCCACCCCACGGCAGGGGAAAACCCCACCGCCCGGAGAAACCGGCGCCCGACCGCGACGTGCCAGAGCGGGGCCCCGATGGGCTGCCCCAGGTCTCGCTCCTGCGCCGTGGCGTCGAGCGCTGGCAGGCGGGCCCTCCGTGGATCTACCGCGCGGACCTCAACGGCGCCCCCGGGCTGACCCAGGGCGAAGTGGTGCGCGTCACCGATGGCCGGGGTTGGTTCCTGGGCAAGGCCTTTTACTCGCCCCACTCCAAGATCGCCCTGCGCTGGCTCAGCTACGAAGACATCCCGGTGGACGCGGACTTCTTCCGGCAACGGCTCGCCGCGGCGGATGCCCTGCGCCGCCGTGCCCTGCCGGGAGAGAGCACCTACCGGGTGGTCCACGGCGAGGCGGACCTGATTCCCGGGCTCGTGGTGGACCGGTACGGCGATTACCTCAGTGTGCAGTTCCTCGTTCCGGCCATGGAAGCCCGCAAGGAGCTCATCGCGGATCTGCTCACCGAGCTGTTCAAGCCCCGGGGCATCGTCAACCGGTCGGATGTCGGGGTGCGCGTGCTGGAGGGGCTGACCCCCGAGAAGGGTCTGCTGCGCGGCGAACTGCCCGGGCCTGTCTCCTTCGACGAAGGCCTGGTGCGCATGCGCGCAGATCTGCTGGAGGGCCAGAAGACGGGCGCCTTCCTGGATCAGCGCGAGAACCATGTCCTGGCGGCCCAGTACGCCTCGGGCGAGGCGCTCGACTGCTTCTCCTACGTGGGAGGCTTCGCGCTCCAGCTTGCCACGCGGGCCCAGCGCGTCACCGCCGTGGAGATCTCCGAAACCGCCGCCGCCCAGCTCCGGGCCAATGCCGCCGCCAACCGCCTGACCAATCTGGACGTCGTGGTCGCCAACGCCTTCGACTTCCTGCGCGATGCGGTGGACGAGGGGCGGCGCTTCGACACCATCGTCCTGGATCCACCTTCGTTCGCGAAGAACAAGGACGCGGTGGCCGCCGCGTTGCGCGGGTACAAGGAGATCAACCTGCGCGCCATGCAGTTGCTCCAGCCCGGCGGCTTCCTCATCTCCGCCAGCTGCACCTACCACGTGGACGAGCAGGCATTCGAGGACATGCTCGCTTCCGCCGCCGCCGACGCCCGGCGCCGCGTGCAGATCATCGAGCGGCGGGGAGCCAGCAAGGACCACCCGGTAATCCTGAATTTACGGGAAACACGGTATTTGAAGTGCTTCGTCCTGCGGGTGCTGTGA
- a CDS encoding YkgJ family cysteine cluster protein, with translation MSPRDWDDEDEAPRAPEELLEARALQELRVLYRQADSAYAPFSCPASGECCQLARTQRQPWLWYPEWRLLTHQRPLPSPRPDGGCPYLDATGTRCTAYPDRPFGCRTFFCERIRGPARQPAEAVGTLLRRLERISLAVRPAQTGPRPLLEWHADAFLASQQERTEP, from the coding sequence ATGTCACCGCGGGATTGGGACGACGAAGACGAGGCCCCTCGGGCCCCTGAAGAACTCTTGGAAGCGCGCGCGCTCCAGGAGTTGCGCGTCCTCTACCGACAGGCAGACAGCGCCTATGCGCCCTTCTCGTGTCCGGCCAGCGGTGAGTGCTGCCAACTGGCCCGGACACAACGTCAGCCCTGGCTGTGGTATCCTGAGTGGCGGCTGTTGACGCACCAGCGTCCGCTGCCGTCTCCCCGGCCAGATGGAGGATGCCCTTATCTGGATGCCACCGGAACACGGTGCACCGCGTATCCGGATCGTCCTTTCGGCTGCCGGACATTCTTTTGCGAGCGCATCCGCGGCCCCGCTCGCCAACCTGCCGAGGCCGTCGGCACGCTCTTGCGCCGTCTCGAGCGCATCTCCCTGGCAGTGAGGCCTGCGCAAACCGGTCCTCGTCCCCTGCTGGAATGGCATGCCGACGCCTTCTTGGCCTCTCAACAGGAGAGAACCGAACCGTGA
- a CDS encoding glycerate kinase, translating to MIPRWLVAPQEFKGTLTAAEAAQAMKAGIREAAPEVLLDLAPLADGGPGTVDALLTGTPGERRVLTVQGPLGEPVEAAYALLESGQTAVIEMATASGLSLMDPANLDIRQASTYGTGELMRAALDAGCTRIIVGLGGSATNDAGTGALTALGYRFLDAKGRPLPPGGAALRHLARVDVSHQHPQLAEVELLAATDVTAPLLGPNGASRLFGPQKGADPDTVEELEEALQHFSKNVGQEFVRIPGVGAAGGLGYGLAVLASANIVSGYELVAQALHLERRMAVADMVLTGEGRYDRQTAFGKGPAALAYSGRALGRPVVLFAGSVLREKGLDMSLFSTIVEAGTRSLNKAAATQALQAAAAQWAATARHIKPYDARETIHADEDSASSWTS from the coding sequence GTGATCCCCCGCTGGCTGGTCGCTCCGCAGGAATTCAAAGGGACCCTCACCGCCGCCGAGGCCGCCCAGGCCATGAAAGCGGGCATCCGCGAGGCAGCCCCCGAGGTGCTGTTGGATCTGGCCCCCCTGGCGGACGGAGGACCCGGGACGGTGGACGCCCTGTTGACCGGAACGCCCGGAGAGCGGCGCGTGCTGACCGTGCAGGGGCCTCTCGGCGAACCCGTGGAAGCCGCCTATGCGCTGTTGGAATCCGGACAGACCGCGGTCATCGAAATGGCCACGGCATCGGGACTGTCCCTGATGGATCCGGCGAACCTGGATATCCGGCAGGCCTCCACCTATGGCACGGGCGAGCTGATGCGGGCCGCGCTGGACGCGGGCTGCACGCGAATCATCGTGGGGCTGGGCGGCAGCGCGACCAACGACGCGGGCACCGGAGCGCTCACCGCCCTGGGGTACCGGTTCCTGGATGCGAAGGGCCGCCCGTTACCCCCGGGGGGCGCGGCGTTGCGGCACCTGGCCCGCGTGGACGTCAGCCACCAGCACCCCCAGCTTGCCGAGGTGGAGTTGCTGGCCGCCACGGACGTCACCGCCCCCCTGCTGGGCCCCAATGGGGCCTCCCGGCTCTTTGGTCCCCAGAAGGGCGCGGATCCAGACACCGTGGAGGAGTTGGAGGAGGCGCTCCAGCACTTCTCCAAGAACGTCGGGCAGGAGTTCGTCCGGATCCCCGGCGTCGGCGCCGCGGGCGGACTGGGGTACGGACTCGCGGTGCTTGCCAGCGCCAACATCGTGTCGGGCTACGAGTTGGTGGCCCAGGCGCTCCACCTCGAGCGGCGCATGGCGGTGGCGGACATGGTGCTCACCGGCGAGGGCCGCTATGACCGGCAGACCGCCTTCGGAAAGGGGCCCGCGGCCCTGGCCTACTCGGGCCGTGCGCTGGGCAGGCCCGTGGTGCTCTTCGCCGGCTCCGTGCTGCGCGAGAAGGGGCTGGACATGTCGCTGTTCAGCACGATCGTCGAGGCCGGTACCCGCTCTCTGAACAAGGCCGCCGCGACCCAGGCCCTCCAGGCGGCCGCGGCCCAGTGGGCCGCCACCGCCCGGCACATCAAGCCCTACGACGCACGCGAAACGATCCACGCGGACGAGGACTCGGCCAGTTCCTGGACGTCCTAG
- a CDS encoding nicotinamidase produces MPLPLPRFHEDSLAGQLYLERGATVAEEARRYAAEHRIRPAREDSVRIAAFGIDVQVAFCTPGASLFVPGAVEDTQRALRWLYGGLDRLTELVFSLDTHRAFQIFHPSWWQDAEGRPPAPLSVITAGDVRAGRWRPTRSPEESLAYCERLEASGRYVLTVWPYHALLGGLSHALVPAVYEASLFHAIARDTPTWFELKGEHPLTENYSVLAPEVTEVRGQKVGEFNTRLFEHLMSFDRVYVFGQAKSHCVLSTLMDLRQHIERTDRSKMGRIFILEDAMSPVPAPPLEPLPPALDFPRVADAALRTLREAGMRVVRTQDVLEP; encoded by the coding sequence ATGCCACTGCCCCTGCCTCGCTTTCACGAGGATTCCCTCGCGGGCCAGCTCTACCTGGAGCGCGGGGCCACGGTCGCCGAGGAAGCCCGGCGCTATGCCGCCGAGCACCGCATCCGCCCCGCGCGCGAGGACTCCGTGCGCATCGCCGCCTTTGGCATCGATGTGCAGGTGGCCTTCTGCACCCCGGGAGCGAGCCTCTTCGTCCCAGGCGCCGTGGAGGACACCCAGCGGGCGTTGCGCTGGCTCTATGGCGGGTTGGACCGGCTGACGGAGCTCGTTTTCTCGCTCGACACCCACCGGGCCTTCCAGATCTTCCACCCCTCCTGGTGGCAGGACGCCGAGGGCCGGCCGCCCGCGCCCCTGTCGGTCATCACCGCCGGGGATGTGCGCGCGGGCCGCTGGCGCCCCACGCGCTCCCCGGAGGAGAGCCTGGCCTACTGCGAGCGGCTGGAGGCCAGCGGCCGGTATGTGCTCACTGTCTGGCCCTACCACGCGCTGCTCGGCGGCTTGAGCCATGCGCTCGTTCCTGCGGTGTACGAGGCCAGTCTCTTCCACGCCATTGCTCGGGATACGCCCACCTGGTTCGAGCTGAAGGGGGAGCACCCCCTGACGGAGAACTACTCCGTGCTGGCGCCCGAGGTGACCGAGGTGCGGGGACAGAAGGTGGGCGAGTTCAACACGCGCCTGTTCGAGCACCTCATGTCCTTCGATCGTGTGTACGTGTTCGGGCAGGCCAAATCCCACTGCGTGCTGTCCACGCTGATGGACCTGCGCCAGCACATCGAGCGCACGGACCGCTCGAAAATGGGGCGCATCTTCATCCTGGAGGATGCGATGAGCCCCGTGCCCGCGCCCCCGCTGGAACCCCTGCCCCCCGCGCTCGACTTCCCGCGCGTGGCGGACGCGGCCCTTCGCACCCTGCGCGAGGCGGGGATGCGGGTGGTGCGGACACAGGATGTTCTCGAACCCTGA
- a CDS encoding nicotinate phosphoribosyltransferase, which produces MATSLLATDGYKFSMAEAGWPLRQETFYYTHRKGGLQVMPLDVAAFVRSFLPEPKPEDYDFLSRNDYEMGVGFKAAIQRKERLVVHAIPRGALFYAKEPVLSLTGSSALVSWVEPLLIQLNFRIQVATQALMDREVLARELAVVTCEEQRRIALETLDAVGVKGVPIRVDAEGYYQRVLAQVRELVDVVEDPSRIFEVGLRAATCLEQHELALRACKDAGVMRTSNVEGARKLGLIPVGTMGHEHVQRYGADEAAFRAIRERRPQRSSYLLDTYDTLISGLPAAFRLIREDQSAKDSIRFDSGNKKLQYLYAVTQARDLGIHPVLIIEDGLDAQATREFEELRRQVGWEPSEQFYGFGGHIVSRTMGSAFSRDRVAAIFKLSQTGPQPTMKFGNELAEGKQSIPGMPVLFRRRHGSGPVGLIGQEGEPVPEGYFLLTDSAPEAPSLVASEAASAKDARVGCTPATQALIDGLRRRYFPQAR; this is translated from the coding sequence ATGGCGACCTCGCTGCTCGCGACGGACGGCTACAAGTTCAGCATGGCGGAGGCCGGTTGGCCCTTGCGCCAGGAGACATTCTACTACACGCATCGCAAGGGGGGGCTGCAGGTGATGCCCCTGGATGTGGCCGCCTTTGTCCGGAGCTTCCTGCCCGAGCCGAAGCCCGAGGACTACGACTTCCTGTCGCGCAACGATTACGAGATGGGCGTCGGCTTCAAGGCGGCCATCCAGCGCAAGGAGCGGCTCGTCGTCCATGCCATCCCGCGCGGGGCGCTCTTCTACGCGAAGGAGCCGGTGCTCTCGCTCACGGGCAGCTCGGCCCTGGTCTCCTGGGTGGAGCCGTTGCTCATTCAGCTCAACTTCCGCATCCAGGTGGCCACGCAGGCCCTCATGGACCGGGAGGTGCTGGCAAGAGAGCTGGCGGTCGTCACCTGCGAGGAGCAGCGGCGCATCGCTTTGGAAACGCTGGACGCGGTGGGCGTCAAGGGCGTGCCCATCCGCGTGGATGCCGAGGGGTATTACCAGCGCGTGCTGGCCCAGGTGCGAGAGCTGGTGGACGTCGTCGAGGACCCCAGCCGCATCTTCGAGGTGGGCCTGCGCGCCGCCACCTGTCTGGAGCAGCACGAGCTGGCCCTGCGCGCCTGCAAGGACGCGGGCGTGATGCGCACCAGCAACGTGGAAGGGGCCCGCAAGTTGGGGTTGATCCCCGTGGGGACGATGGGGCACGAGCACGTCCAGCGCTACGGCGCGGACGAGGCCGCCTTCCGGGCCATTCGCGAGCGCAGGCCGCAGCGTTCCAGCTACCTGCTGGACACCTATGACACGCTGATCTCCGGCCTGCCCGCCGCCTTCCGCCTCATCCGAGAGGATCAAAGCGCGAAGGACTCCATCCGCTTCGACTCGGGCAACAAGAAGCTCCAGTACCTCTACGCGGTGACGCAGGCGCGGGATCTGGGCATCCATCCGGTGCTCATCATCGAGGACGGCCTGGACGCTCAGGCGACGCGTGAGTTCGAGGAGCTGCGGCGCCAAGTGGGTTGGGAGCCCTCGGAGCAGTTCTATGGTTTCGGCGGCCACATCGTCTCGCGCACCATGGGCAGTGCCTTCTCGCGGGACCGGGTGGCGGCCATCTTCAAGCTGTCGCAGACGGGCCCTCAGCCGACGATGAAGTTCGGCAACGAGCTGGCCGAGGGCAAGCAGAGCATTCCGGGGATGCCGGTGCTCTTCCGCCGTCGGCACGGCTCGGGCCCCGTCGGGCTCATCGGACAGGAGGGCGAGCCGGTGCCCGAGGGGTACTTTCTCCTCACCGACAGCGCTCCCGAGGCCCCCTCGCTCGTGGCCTCGGAGGCCGCCTCGGCCAAGGATGCCCGGGTGGGTTGCACCCCCGCCACGCAGGCCCTCATCGATGGGCTGCGCCGCCGGTACTTTCCCCAGGCCCGGTAG